A genomic segment from Halorubrum depositum encodes:
- a CDS encoding exonuclease RecJ, with protein MTEATTATPAPDALADVLADAPFARLVATDDGDALAAAGLLARALRAVGTPFQVRVSADPVPDDAGDGVAVTVGAARGPHAIPGTGRPASADAFAVSRALGVEPDPVVALAGVVAAGSVPGTDGSGDALAAAEASERVRRRPGVGIPTADLADGLAASALVRTPYSGDPESARAALANLGLPADLDDDAHRRLASLVAVDVADADGASARAATAVERALRPYATDGPFETVGGYADVLDALAREAPGTGVAMALDADPSDDLRTAALDAWRTHGLAAHRALDAATTGRYDGCVVVRVDVAGARDGLGDGDAARDAAAVLPTVARLARDFRSPEPVAIAVDETAGWLAAAAVEPLGLGDACRSAAAEVDGDGWGTAGRGGLAVGAAEEGESETDGDVTSALAALREAL; from the coding sequence ATGACCGAAGCGACGACCGCCACGCCCGCCCCCGACGCCCTCGCCGACGTCCTCGCAGACGCGCCGTTCGCCCGGCTCGTCGCGACCGACGACGGCGACGCGCTGGCAGCCGCGGGGCTGCTCGCCCGGGCGCTGCGAGCCGTCGGCACGCCGTTCCAGGTCCGGGTCTCCGCCGATCCGGTCCCCGACGACGCCGGCGACGGCGTCGCGGTGACCGTCGGCGCCGCGCGCGGTCCACACGCGATCCCCGGCACCGGACGACCGGCGAGCGCGGACGCGTTCGCGGTCTCGCGCGCGCTCGGCGTCGAGCCGGACCCCGTCGTCGCCCTCGCGGGCGTCGTCGCGGCCGGCTCCGTCCCCGGAACGGACGGTTCCGGCGACGCGCTCGCCGCCGCCGAGGCGTCGGAGCGCGTCCGCCGGCGACCCGGCGTCGGGATTCCGACCGCGGACCTCGCGGACGGCCTCGCGGCCTCGGCGCTCGTTCGGACGCCGTACTCCGGTGACCCCGAGTCCGCGCGCGCCGCGCTCGCGAATCTCGGGCTCCCGGCCGACCTCGACGACGACGCCCACCGACGCCTCGCGTCGCTGGTCGCCGTCGACGTCGCGGACGCGGACGGGGCCAGCGCGCGGGCCGCCACCGCGGTCGAGCGCGCCCTGCGCCCGTACGCGACGGACGGCCCGTTCGAGACGGTCGGCGGCTACGCCGACGTGCTCGACGCGCTCGCCCGCGAGGCCCCCGGCACGGGGGTCGCGATGGCGCTCGACGCCGACCCGAGCGACGACCTCCGGACCGCCGCGCTCGACGCGTGGCGGACCCACGGGCTGGCGGCGCACCGCGCGCTCGACGCCGCGACGACCGGCCGGTACGACGGCTGCGTCGTCGTCCGCGTCGACGTCGCGGGGGCGAGAGACGGCCTCGGAGACGGCGACGCCGCGCGCGACGCGGCCGCCGTCCTCCCGACCGTCGCCCGGCTCGCCCGCGACTTCCGGTCGCCCGAGCCGGTCGCGATCGCGGTCGACGAGACCGCGGGTTGGCTGGCCGCCGCGGCGGTCGAGCCCCTCGGGCTCGGCGACGCCTGCCGGTCGGCGGCGGCCGAGGTCGACGGCGACGGCTGGGGGACCGCCGGGCGCGGCGGGCTCGCGGTCGGCGCGGCCGAGGAGGGCGAGAGCGAGACCGACGGCGACGTCACGAGCGCGCTCGCCGCGCTCAGGGAGGCGCTATGA
- a CDS encoding 30S ribosomal protein S3ae: protein MSERSVSKSREQKRWYTVLAPEQFDRQELGETLAEEPDQVVGRTITTTLGELTGDSGANNTKLTFKITDVGSDTAYTEFITYELTRDYLRSLVRRGASKVEASITVLTTDDYRIRVQPVALTTKKADRSQEKAIRRVMIDKVHSAAEERTFVEFVDAIVEGNLSSAIYGEAKLIYPLRRVEVQKLTLEARPREVAAEEEASVDVEADEVAVDADE from the coding sequence ATGAGCGAACGATCCGTATCCAAGAGCAGAGAACAGAAGCGCTGGTACACCGTGCTGGCGCCCGAACAGTTCGACCGACAGGAGCTCGGCGAGACGCTCGCCGAGGAGCCCGACCAGGTCGTCGGCCGCACGATCACGACGACGCTCGGCGAGCTCACCGGCGACTCCGGCGCGAACAACACGAAGCTGACCTTCAAGATCACCGACGTCGGCAGCGACACGGCCTACACCGAGTTCATCACGTACGAGCTCACGCGGGACTACCTGCGCTCGCTCGTCCGCCGCGGCGCCTCGAAGGTCGAGGCGTCGATCACGGTGCTGACGACGGACGACTACCGCATCCGCGTCCAGCCCGTCGCGCTGACGACGAAGAAGGCGGACCGCTCCCAGGAGAAGGCGATCCGCCGCGTCATGATCGACAAGGTCCACTCGGCCGCCGAGGAGCGCACCTTCGTGGAGTTCGTCGACGCCATCGTCGAGGGGAACCTCTCCTCGGCCATCTACGGCGAGGCGAAGCTGATCTACCCGCTGCGCCGCGTCGAGGTCCAGAAGCTGACGCTGGAGGCGCGGCCGCGCGAGGTCGCCGCCGAGGAGGAGGCCTCCGTCGACGTCGAGGCCGACGAAGTGGCCGTCGACGCCGACGAGTAA
- a CDS encoding GNAT family N-acetyltransferase has protein sequence MRLRRLPATRAAAARYAAELWLPYHRDLAERVADHALADRPDGELIAEETAFRLDRLREDDYRLWVVSVAVESGPSGDGGSSALGSSTPGGADPRSLDPADPAPPGVPDPDRDLVAFVSTGVDACPVVFDRPDRLVVGDLYVSAPYRGTVLADRLMERAVADARERNCEEIRLDVDVDNERALGFYEKQDFEAYRKQLTRDVE, from the coding sequence ATGCGACTCCGACGACTGCCGGCCACCCGGGCCGCCGCCGCGCGGTACGCGGCCGAGCTGTGGCTCCCGTACCACCGCGACCTCGCCGAGCGCGTCGCCGACCACGCCCTCGCCGACCGACCCGACGGAGAGCTGATCGCCGAGGAGACCGCGTTCCGACTCGACCGACTGCGCGAGGACGACTACCGGCTCTGGGTCGTGTCGGTCGCCGTCGAGAGCGGACCGAGCGGCGACGGCGGTTCCTCGGCTCTCGGTTCTTCGACTCCCGGAGGCGCGGATCCCCGGTCGCTCGATCCCGCCGACCCCGCGCCTCCGGGCGTCCCCGACCCGGACCGGGACCTCGTCGCGTTCGTCTCGACCGGCGTCGACGCGTGTCCCGTCGTCTTCGACCGCCCCGACCGACTCGTCGTCGGGGACCTCTACGTCTCGGCGCCGTACCGCGGGACGGTGCTCGCCGACCGCCTAATGGAGCGCGCGGTCGCCGACGCTCGCGAACGGAACTGCGAGGAGATTCGGCTCGACGTCGACGTCGACAACGAGCGCGCGCTCGGCTTCTACGAGAAACAGGATTTCGAGGCGTATCGCAAGCAGTTGACGCGGGACGTGGAGTGA
- a CDS encoding KEOPS complex subunit Pcc1, with protein sequence MSGDEPRTDTDETRGDGATRTATVRTTHADAALVAAALAPDETDSMATRVDGDAIECAIERPTTGGLRATADDHVVNLRVADRIVERARDHLAADDGARRSDTNGDTTNT encoded by the coding sequence ATGAGCGGAGACGAGCCACGGACCGACACCGACGAGACGCGGGGCGACGGAGCGACCCGGACGGCGACCGTCCGGACGACCCACGCCGACGCCGCCCTCGTCGCCGCCGCGCTCGCCCCGGACGAGACCGACTCGATGGCCACCCGCGTCGACGGCGACGCGATCGAGTGCGCGATCGAGCGGCCGACGACCGGCGGGCTGCGGGCGACCGCGGACGACCACGTCGTGAACCTGCGCGTCGCAGATCGAATCGTCGAGCGCGCGAGGGACCACCTCGCGGCCGACGACGGAGCGCGCCGCTCCGACACCAACGGCGACACCACCAACACATGA